A section of the Virgibacillus sp. NKC19-3 genome encodes:
- a CDS encoding class I SAM-dependent methyltransferase produces the protein MSKEHWDNSFADTDFVYGEKENAFIHDMSGIIPDHSKVGCFAEGEGRNAVYLAKLGHDVTAYDQSTIGLEKTKVLASQNNVDVETVEVDITKDKIPENQFDAAIMVFGHVPKKDQSLVVKNMIDSVKPGGYVMFEVYSENQLEYKTGGPQSFDMLYNPAEILDWIKYHKCIHFYYGEVNRIEGKRHIGNGHVIQVVIEK, from the coding sequence ATGTCAAAAGAACATTGGGATAATAGTTTTGCGGATACAGATTTTGTTTATGGTGAAAAGGAAAATGCCTTTATACACGATATGAGTGGTATCATTCCAGATCATTCAAAAGTAGGTTGTTTTGCTGAAGGGGAAGGCAGGAATGCGGTTTACCTAGCCAAGCTTGGCCATGACGTGACAGCTTACGATCAATCAACAATTGGCCTTGAGAAAACAAAAGTATTAGCTAGTCAAAATAATGTTGACGTTGAAACTGTAGAAGTTGATATAACAAAAGACAAAATACCGGAAAATCAATTTGATGCTGCCATTATGGTATTTGGCCACGTCCCTAAAAAAGATCAGTCGCTTGTAGTAAAGAATATGATTGATTCAGTAAAACCCGGTGGATATGTCATGTTTGAAGTCTATTCTGAAAATCAGCTGGAGTATAAAACAGGAGGCCCCCAGTCTTTTGATATGTTATACAATCCAGCGGAAATTCTGGACTGGATTAAATATCATAAATGTATCCATTTTTATTACGGCGAAGTCAATCGAATAGAAGGAAAAAGACATATTGGTAACGGTCATGTTATTCAAGTCGTGATTGAGAAGTAA
- a CDS encoding TlpA family protein disulfide reductase produces MKKAILVLVVIGMLGWAVYDFTSSNDETSMEEDNSSGGGEMTSPPAADEEVEETDEVGTSVGQMAPDFQLKTMEGEEANLSDYRGQRVILNFWATWCPPCRAEIPDFQKLYNNEDVEILAVDLTETEESMEEVNAFVEEYEMTFPVLLDESSDVANTYQVMAYPTSYMIDSNGHIQYVAMGAMNYDLMVQELEKVE; encoded by the coding sequence ATGAAAAAAGCGATTCTTGTTCTAGTTGTTATAGGTATGCTTGGTTGGGCTGTTTATGATTTTACAAGTTCGAACGATGAAACATCTATGGAGGAAGACAATAGCTCAGGTGGAGGTGAAATGACTTCACCGCCTGCTGCCGATGAAGAGGTCGAGGAGACAGATGAAGTAGGGACTTCGGTTGGTCAAATGGCCCCTGACTTTCAATTAAAAACAATGGAAGGGGAGGAGGCGAATTTGTCTGATTATCGAGGACAACGTGTCATCCTTAATTTTTGGGCAACATGGTGTCCGCCGTGCAGGGCAGAAATCCCCGATTTTCAAAAACTGTATAATAATGAGGATGTGGAAATTTTAGCAGTTGATTTGACAGAAACAGAAGAAAGCATGGAAGAGGTTAACGCGTTTGTGGAAGAATATGAGATGACATTTCCCGTCCTGTTGGATGAAAGCTCCGATGTTGCTAATACATATCAGGTTATGGCCTATCCTACTTCCTATATGATTGATTCCAATGGACATATACAATACGTTGCCATGGGTGCCATGAATTATGACCTAATGGTTCAGGAGTTAGAAAAAGTGGAATAG